In one window of Polaromonas naphthalenivorans CJ2 DNA:
- a CDS encoding DUF3024 domain-containing protein, with protein MNTARAVAAPAGGGPVADFMQHRVEKALRERVRYRYVQPLVLREGDSFRIQSPCCSRNVDPSGGVIDIALLAPGADQRWSLSARDHARGAWVPRFQDEPLDELLDALCVDNERQFWP; from the coding sequence ATGAACACGGCCAGGGCAGTGGCGGCTCCGGCCGGCGGCGGCCCGGTCGCGGACTTCATGCAGCATCGCGTTGAAAAGGCGCTGCGCGAGCGCGTGCGTTACCGCTATGTGCAGCCGCTGGTGCTGCGCGAAGGCGACAGTTTCCGCATCCAGAGCCCGTGCTGCTCGCGCAACGTGGACCCCAGCGGCGGCGTGATCGACATTGCGCTGCTGGCGCCCGGCGCGGACCAGCGCTGGAGCCTGTCGGCGCGCGACCATGCCCGTGGCGCCTGGGTGCCACGGTTTCAGGATGAACCGCTGGACGAACTGCTCGACGCCCTGTGCGTGGACAACGAACGCCAGTTCTGGCCCTGA
- a CDS encoding 2Fe-2S iron-sulfur cluster-binding protein has protein sequence MTTLTPESAQTTMTTMTVMPSGKSYEVATGTTLLKALQSVGEPIKSKCGGEAKCEACHVFVTSGRKTLSKIRPAENEKLDGMVGISSNSRLACQAVLGTEPITVELIA, from the coding sequence ATGACGACACTCACCCCTGAATCCGCACAAACCACCATGACGACCATGACCGTCATGCCTTCCGGCAAATCCTATGAAGTCGCGACCGGCACGACCTTGCTCAAGGCCCTGCAATCCGTCGGCGAGCCGATCAAGAGCAAATGCGGCGGCGAAGCCAAATGCGAAGCCTGCCACGTCTTCGTCACGTCAGGCCGCAAGACCCTGTCCAAGATCAGGCCCGCGGAAAACGAAAAGCTCGACGGCATGGTCGGCATCAGCTCCAACTCCCGCCTGGCCTGCCAGGCCGTGCTGGGTACAGAGCCGATCACCGTTGAATTGATCGCCTAA
- a CDS encoding cysteine desulfurase family protein: MIYLDHNATTPPAPAVVAAMLPVLSSLWANSSSQHGPGQEARRALGAARSAVARVLGCKPVEVVFTSGATEANHMAVRGLLAAAAPERRRVVFSRIEHAGHLRLARALAESGVQVDFIPVLADGTLDLPAAAALIGPDVALVSLMAANNETGALMPVAEAAALAQAAGARLHVDATQFIGKQPFVFSTCGADAVSLSAHKFNGPKGVGALLLRQGTPFTAQTLGSQERGRRGGTENLAGIVGLAAALELLGDVSVEAARLAALRDALENGLIHALPATHIWCRSVPRLPGTSYLRFGQLSVDVVLQRLERLGVAASSGAACSSGGSEPSHVLTAMGVPADEALAAVRLSLGRTTTAEDVASLLALLPPLLEPLLQEEMLIAP; this comes from the coding sequence ATGATCTACCTCGACCACAACGCCACCACGCCGCCCGCGCCTGCGGTCGTCGCGGCCATGCTGCCGGTGCTGTCCAGCCTGTGGGCCAACAGCTCTTCGCAACACGGGCCGGGGCAGGAAGCCAGGCGCGCCCTGGGCGCCGCACGGAGCGCGGTGGCGCGGGTGCTGGGCTGCAAGCCCGTCGAGGTCGTTTTTACCAGCGGCGCCACCGAGGCCAACCACATGGCCGTGCGCGGCCTGCTGGCCGCCGCCGCCCCTGAGCGGCGGCGTGTCGTGTTCAGCCGCATCGAGCATGCGGGCCACCTGCGCCTGGCGCGCGCGCTGGCCGAGAGCGGCGTTCAGGTGGACTTCATTCCGGTGCTGGCCGATGGCACGCTGGATCTGCCCGCCGCCGCCGCGCTGATCGGCCCCGACGTGGCGCTGGTCTCGCTGATGGCCGCCAACAATGAAACCGGCGCCCTGATGCCGGTGGCCGAAGCCGCCGCGCTGGCGCAGGCCGCCGGGGCGCGGCTGCATGTGGACGCCACCCAGTTCATCGGCAAGCAGCCGTTTGTTTTTTCCACCTGCGGCGCGGATGCCGTGTCGCTGTCAGCGCACAAGTTCAATGGCCCCAAGGGCGTGGGCGCGCTGCTGCTGCGCCAGGGGACGCCTTTCACCGCGCAAACGCTGGGCAGCCAGGAGCGCGGCCGCCGTGGCGGCACCGAGAACCTGGCCGGCATTGTCGGGCTGGCGGCGGCGCTGGAGCTGCTGGGCGATGTGAGCGTGGAAGCCGCCCGCCTGGCCGCTTTGCGCGATGCGCTTGAAAACGGATTGATTCACGCGCTGCCAGCCACCCACATCTGGTGCCGCAGCGTGCCGCGCCTGCCCGGCACCAGCTACCTGCGCTTTGGCCAGCTGTCGGTCGATGTGGTGCTGCAGCGGCTGGAGCGCCTGGGCGTGGCCGCGTCGTCGGGCGCGGCCTGCTCCTCCGGCGGCAGCGAGCCTTCGCATGTTTTGACGGCGATGGGCGTTCCGGCCGACGAGGCGCTGGCCGCCGTGCGGCTGTCGCTGGGCCGCACCACCACGGCCGAAGACGTGGCTTCCTTGCTTGCCTTGCTGCCGCCGCTCCTGGAGCCGCTGCTGCAGGAAGAAATGTTGATTGCTCCTTAA
- a CDS encoding SIR2 family NAD-dependent protein deacylase, whose protein sequence is MNALIRDIAQQLDSGSVIPYLGPDMLSLCSDLKVPATPLALAEIMTSKVSVPHKIRKRLTQAAQFIENFKHRKSVVHLMNEAFAATPVPSAFHLALAGSGAGLWVDTWYDDTMAAALAQTQSPGDWVQVQGLSQSEHFGHWTGVYGDDGAVLPEMPADAGRILYKPIGSHSPAGNFLVSDSDYVEVLTEIDIQTPIPAAVQAWRTGRNFLFLGCRFDDQLTRCFARQIMKRSSERHWAVLPEEPTRMEARFLQEQGITRINLPLAQFADALMDAMQPALAA, encoded by the coding sequence ATGAACGCTTTGATCCGCGATATTGCCCAACAGCTCGACTCCGGCAGCGTCATTCCCTACCTGGGGCCTGACATGCTGTCGCTGTGCAGCGATCTCAAAGTGCCGGCCACCCCGCTGGCGCTGGCCGAGATCATGACCAGCAAGGTCAGCGTGCCGCACAAGATCCGCAAGCGCCTGACCCAGGCCGCGCAGTTCATCGAGAACTTCAAGCACCGCAAGTCGGTGGTGCATCTGATGAACGAGGCCTTTGCCGCCACGCCTGTCCCCTCGGCCTTTCACCTCGCGCTGGCCGGCAGCGGCGCCGGGCTGTGGGTCGATACCTGGTATGACGACACCATGGCCGCCGCGCTGGCGCAGACCCAGTCCCCCGGCGACTGGGTGCAGGTGCAGGGCCTGTCGCAGTCCGAGCATTTTGGCCACTGGACCGGTGTCTATGGCGACGATGGCGCCGTGCTGCCCGAGATGCCCGCCGATGCCGGCCGCATTCTCTACAAGCCCATCGGCAGCCACAGCCCGGCGGGAAATTTTCTGGTGTCCGACAGCGACTATGTTGAAGTGCTGACCGAAATCGACATCCAGACGCCGATTCCGGCCGCCGTGCAGGCCTGGCGCACCGGCCGCAACTTCCTGTTCCTGGGCTGCCGCTTTGACGACCAGCTGACGCGCTGCTTTGCGCGCCAGATCATGAAGCGCTCGTCCGAGCGCCACTGGGCCGTGCTGCCCGAAGAACCCACCCGCATGGAGGCGCGCTTTCTGCAGGAGCAGGGCATCACGCGCATCAACCTGCCGCTGGCGCAGTTTGCCGATGCGCTGATGGACGCCATGCAGCCCGCGCTGGCAGCCTGA
- a CDS encoding DegT/DnrJ/EryC1/StrS family aminotransferase, which produces MEIDAISLFEPECGDREIELVCAVLQSTRWGDGPMLEGFEQAFAGWAGRKYAVAVGSGTLGTWIALRAMGIGPGDEVICTSHAWHQVAQAITLAGATPVFADINYWTGSLSPEKAALKITPKTRAILAGNTNGHPADWEPLRALADAHGLRLIEDSTEALGSRYKGRTVGSFGDVAVFDFSLPSALCTGEGGMLVTDDDELIHELRYLRQRRIADRNSVSVGSRVPLQAGMSELTAALGLAQLAELDERLALRKEAEGWYQAHMESFEGVKPPYISEDADEVNWMLYVVHLGKRFTLSARAQMIDDLKSSGVETAAYSHPLHQQYYYMNAGETIGRQRGLLRDTDRIGDRALALPLHTQLDEIQVQYIVTTLKDTATNVGAGAAIYL; this is translated from the coding sequence ATGGAAATCGACGCCATCTCCCTGTTTGAACCCGAATGCGGCGACCGCGAGATTGAACTCGTCTGCGCCGTGCTGCAGTCAACCCGCTGGGGCGACGGACCGATGCTCGAAGGCTTCGAGCAGGCCTTTGCCGGCTGGGCCGGGCGCAAGTACGCCGTGGCCGTGGGCAGCGGCACGCTGGGCACCTGGATCGCATTGCGCGCCATGGGAATCGGCCCTGGCGACGAGGTGATCTGCACCTCGCACGCCTGGCACCAGGTGGCGCAGGCCATCACGCTGGCCGGCGCCACCCCGGTGTTTGCCGACATCAACTACTGGACCGGCAGCCTGAGCCCCGAAAAGGCCGCCCTCAAGATCACCCCGAAAACCCGCGCCATCCTGGCGGGCAACACCAACGGCCACCCGGCCGACTGGGAGCCGCTGCGCGCGCTGGCCGACGCCCATGGCTTGAGACTCATCGAAGACAGCACCGAAGCCCTGGGCTCGCGCTACAAGGGCCGCACCGTGGGCAGCTTTGGCGACGTGGCGGTGTTTGACTTTTCCCTGCCCTCGGCGCTTTGCACCGGCGAAGGCGGCATGCTGGTCACGGACGACGACGAGCTGATCCACGAGCTGCGCTACCTGCGCCAGCGCCGCATTGCCGACCGCAACTCGGTCTCGGTCGGCTCGCGGGTGCCGCTGCAGGCCGGCATGAGCGAGCTGACCGCCGCGCTGGGCCTGGCCCAGCTGGCCGAACTCGACGAGCGGCTGGCCCTGCGCAAGGAGGCCGAAGGCTGGTACCAGGCGCACATGGAGAGCTTTGAGGGCGTCAAGCCGCCCTACATCAGCGAGGACGCCGATGAAGTCAACTGGATGCTCTACGTCGTGCATCTGGGCAAGCGCTTCACGCTCAGCGCCCGGGCGCAGATGATTGACGACCTCAAGTCCAGCGGCGTCGAAACCGCCGCCTACAGCCACCCGCTGCACCAGCAGTATTACTACATGAATGCGGGCGAAACCATCGGCCGCCAGCGCGGCCTGCTGCGCGACACCGACCGCATCGGCGACCGCGCCCTGGCGCTGCCGCTGCACACCCAGCTTGACGAAATCCAGGTTCAGTACATCGTCACCACGCTCAAGGACACCGCGACCAATGTCGGTGCCGGCGCAGCCATTTACCTCTGA
- the nifT gene encoding putative nitrogen fixation protein NifT produces MKLMIRKDSKGTLTGYVPKKDLEEPIISMVNPGMWGGLVTLGNGWQFDLPAMPADTPLPITVEARRLPVTEE; encoded by the coding sequence ATGAAACTGATGATCCGCAAAGACAGCAAGGGCACGTTGACCGGTTATGTGCCCAAGAAAGACCTGGAGGAGCCCATCATCAGCATGGTCAATCCCGGCATGTGGGGCGGCTTGGTCACCCTGGGCAACGGCTGGCAGTTCGACCTGCCCGCCATGCCCGCCGACACGCCGCTGCCGATCACTGTCGAAGCGCGCCGCCTCCCGGTGACCGAGGAATAA